The Pseudomonas sp. Marseille-Q3773 DNA window GCATCGCCTGCTCCGCCGGCACCTTGAAGTGCACGCAGCCCAGGTAGAACCAGGCCGCTGCAAACGAGACGCTGGCGTACAACTCGCGACGGAACACCAAGGGAATGTCGTTGCAGAAGATGTCCCGCAGGATCCCGCCAAACACCCCGGTAATCACCCCGCTGAGCGAAGCCACCAGCATGCCCTGCCCCATTTCCAGCGCAGTCATGCAGCCAATCAGGGTAAAGGCCACCAGCCCCAGGGCATCGAGCACCAGGAACAGCGAGCGCAGGCGGCGCATCATCGGCGCGATGAAAATCGTCAGCAGCGCCGCACAGCTGGTCAACACCAGGTATTCCGGGTGCTTCACCCAAGTCAGCGGGTAATGCCCAAGCAGCACGTCGCGCACCGAGCCGCCGCCCAGGGCGGTGACGCAGGCGATCAGCACCACGCCGAACCAGTCCATGCCGCGGCGGCCGGCAGACAACGCGCCGGTCATGGCTTCGGCAGTGATGGCGATGAGGTAGAGCATCAACAACATGGTGCAGGGTCCGTGCGGGCGGGCGAGAAAGGCGCGCAGTCTAACCAGTTGCACATGGCACCAAAAGGGGGCGCAGATACAATATCTGCGCCTTTTCGACTCACACCTTGATGAAGTGCTCGCGGTAGTGGCGCAGCTCGGCGATCGATTCGCGGATATCGTCCAGCGCCAGGTGGGTGTTGCCCTTCTTGAAGCTGTCGCGCACCGAAGGCGCCCAGCGTGCAGCCAGCTCCTTCAAGGTGGAAACATCCAGGTTGCGGTAGTGGAAGTAGTTTTCCAGGTTGCGCATGTGGCGGTAGAGGAAGCGGCGGTCCTGGCAGATGCTGTTGCCGCAGATCGGCGACTTGCCTTTCGGCACCCACTGCTCGAGGAAGGCAATGGTCTGCGCCTCGGCTTCGGCCATGCCGACCTTGCTCTCGCGCACACGCTGGGTCAGGCCCGAAGCACCATGGGTGCGGGTGTTCCACTCGTCCATGCGCGCCAACACGTCGTCACTGTGGTGGATGGCGATCACCGGCCCTTCGGCCAAGGTGTTCAGCTCGCTGTCGGTGACGATGGTGGCCATTTCGATAATGACGTCGCTGTCCGGATCCAGGCCGGTCATTTCCAGGTCGATCCAGATCAGGTTCTGTGGGTTTTGCATGCAGGGGGCTCCTCCTATAGGCGTTCATAGT harbors:
- a CDS encoding trimeric intracellular cation channel family protein, which produces MLLMLYLIAITAEAMTGALSAGRRGMDWFGVVLIACVTALGGGSVRDVLLGHYPLTWVKHPEYLVLTSCAALLTIFIAPMMRRLRSLFLVLDALGLVAFTLIGCMTALEMGQGMLVASLSGVITGVFGGILRDIFCNDIPLVFRRELYASVSFAAAWFYLGCVHFKVPAEQAMLLTLFGGFLLRLLAIRFHWEMPKFHYNDQQ
- the orn gene encoding oligoribonuclease is translated as MQNPQNLIWIDLEMTGLDPDSDVIIEMATIVTDSELNTLAEGPVIAIHHSDDVLARMDEWNTRTHGASGLTQRVRESKVGMAEAEAQTIAFLEQWVPKGKSPICGNSICQDRRFLYRHMRNLENYFHYRNLDVSTLKELAARWAPSVRDSFKKGNTHLALDDIRESIAELRHYREHFIKV